A stretch of Heliomicrobium undosum DNA encodes these proteins:
- a CDS encoding DnaJ family domain-containing protein: MFRILAEQRIREAIDKGELDDLPGKGKPVDLDEMAMVPPEMRAMIRYMKNAGIVPEEVQLLKEIEALYARLDGAKDDAEKEKLKKKMNDLKLQLHVLLERKKGQRA, from the coding sequence ATGTTCCGCATCCTGGCTGAACAACGGATCCGCGAGGCCATCGACAAAGGAGAACTGGATGATCTGCCCGGCAAAGGAAAACCGGTCGATCTCGATGAAATGGCCATGGTTCCCCCGGAAATGCGGGCCATGATCCGCTATATGAAAAATGCCGGCATCGTCCCGGAGGAGGTGCAACTCCTCAAGGAAATTGAAGCGCTATACGCCCGGCTGGACGGCGCAAAGGATGACGCTGAAAAGGAAAAACTAAAAAAGAAGATGAACGACCTGAAGTTGCAACTCCATGTCCTGCTGGAGCGAAAAAAAGGGCAACGCGCATGA
- a CDS encoding glutamine amidotransferase, whose protein sequence is MMKKLLIIKTGATLASILASEGDFEDFILRPMGLSREQAIITPVFEGAGLPGPSEIKAVVITGSHAMVTDNDEWSLNLSSWLRDVRPTGIPILGICYGHQLLARAFGGDVDYHPKGKEVGTATIELTEAGKKDPLLGCLPERFWGHVTHAQTALRLPEGATLLAQNVFEPHHAFVLDGHIWGVQFHPEFNAAITGAYIDAQNDQLLAEGQDPEGLRRSIVEHSYGKMLLRRFYELVGA, encoded by the coding sequence ATGATGAAAAAACTGCTCATCATCAAGACAGGCGCCACTCTTGCCTCCATTCTCGCAAGTGAGGGCGACTTTGAGGACTTTATTCTGCGCCCGATGGGCCTCAGTCGCGAGCAGGCGATTATCACCCCTGTTTTCGAAGGCGCCGGCTTGCCCGGTCCTTCGGAGATTAAGGCAGTCGTGATCACCGGTTCTCACGCCATGGTCACCGACAATGATGAATGGAGCCTAAACCTGTCCTCCTGGCTGCGGGATGTAAGACCAACGGGCATCCCCATCCTCGGTATTTGTTACGGACACCAGTTGCTGGCTCGCGCCTTTGGCGGCGATGTGGACTATCACCCGAAGGGCAAAGAGGTGGGCACGGCAACCATCGAACTCACGGAGGCGGGAAAAAAAGATCCGCTGCTCGGGTGTCTACCGGAACGCTTCTGGGGCCATGTCACCCATGCCCAGACGGCGCTCCGGCTTCCCGAAGGGGCGACATTGCTGGCGCAAAACGTTTTTGAACCCCATCATGCCTTCGTCCTTGACGGCCATATCTGGGGCGTTCAGTTTCACCCGGAGTTCAACGCCGCGATCACAGGCGCCTACATTGACGCGCAGAACGACCAGTTGCTTGCCGAAGGTCAGGACCCCGAGGGGCTGCGCCGGAGCATAGTGGAGCATTCGTACGGGAAGATGCTGCTGCGGCGTTTTTATGAACTTGTTGGAGCCTAA